A single genomic interval of Pseudarthrobacter chlorophenolicus A6 harbors:
- a CDS encoding zinc metalloprotease: MQITVLRAPWPVVLKPGLLALFAALSVGGGMLVATRRLQHTGHLWLTWQDAAAVGALTIAGLVLHETGHAVAARATGRLVERLEFGLAGGAVTSGDTTPWRRAIAIATGPLLELAFGFTLLTAGGGTWAALATPLGTAGLMAIINGAGNLLPVHPSLDGYRLLTFLRLALTGNRRLNCVPEGPCPACTGNFPAQVLDEEQVPAA, from the coding sequence ATGCAGATCACTGTCCTCCGCGCGCCCTGGCCCGTTGTCCTCAAGCCAGGCCTCCTCGCCCTCTTCGCCGCACTCTCAGTCGGCGGCGGCATGCTCGTCGCGACCCGGCGGCTCCAGCACACCGGGCATCTGTGGCTGACCTGGCAGGACGCCGCCGCCGTCGGTGCGCTCACCATTGCAGGGCTGGTTCTGCACGAGACCGGGCATGCTGTCGCCGCGCGGGCCACCGGCCGGTTGGTTGAACGCCTCGAGTTCGGGCTGGCCGGCGGGGCGGTAACAAGTGGCGACACCACACCCTGGCGCAGGGCCATCGCAATCGCCACCGGCCCGCTGCTGGAGCTTGCCTTCGGCTTCACACTGTTGACTGCCGGCGGCGGGACATGGGCTGCGCTGGCAACGCCGCTGGGCACAGCAGGACTCATGGCGATCATCAATGGAGCCGGTAACCTCTTGCCCGTTCATCCGTCACTGGATGGCTACAGGCTTCTGACCTTCCTTCGGCTGGCACTCACGGGCAACCGCCGGCTCAACTGCGTGCCAGAGGGCCCCTGTCCCGCCTGCACCGGCAATTTCCCGGCACAGGTATTGGACGAGGAGCAGGTACCTGCCGCCTGA
- a CDS encoding dihydrofolate reductase has translation MTTQDPVIGMIWAQASNGVIGRDGTMPWHLPEDFEHFRRTTEGHSVIMGRRTWESLPEPFRPLPGRRNLVITSDPAWSAPGAVRSSSILNALAAAAGQPGSDQVWIIGGGMVYREALFLRAANTAVITLIASDIDGDTYAPELGPDWEMASAEPGVGWTTAANGTRYRIETWTRSDRGAGC, from the coding sequence ATGACGACGCAGGACCCTGTGATCGGCATGATCTGGGCGCAGGCCTCCAACGGTGTCATCGGGCGCGACGGCACCATGCCGTGGCACCTGCCCGAAGACTTCGAGCACTTCCGTCGCACCACAGAAGGCCATTCGGTCATCATGGGCCGACGGACGTGGGAGTCACTGCCGGAGCCGTTCCGACCGCTGCCCGGCCGGCGCAACCTCGTAATCACCTCTGACCCTGCATGGAGCGCCCCGGGTGCCGTTCGTTCCTCGTCCATCCTGAACGCTCTGGCAGCGGCTGCCGGACAGCCTGGCAGTGACCAGGTCTGGATTATCGGCGGCGGGATGGTCTACCGGGAGGCACTCTTCCTTCGGGCTGCCAACACCGCCGTGATCACCCTCATCGCTTCCGACATCGACGGTGACACATACGCTCCGGAACTGGGCCCCGACTGGGAGATGGCATCGGCAGAGCCCGGCGTCGGCTGGACGACGGCGGCCAACGGCACCAGGTACCGCATCGAAACGTGGACGCGGAGCGACCGCGGTGCCGGGTGCTGA